GCGGCGGCGGCTTTCGGTGTGGCGCCGAAACCTACGGCCAGATCGACTGTGGTCTGCTTCGTCACGACCGGCAATTGACCCACCAGCACGATATTGCCCTTGTCGTTAGCCGCACTGTGCAGTTCACCCAGGGTCTGCGAAGCGGTCAGGCTGGCGATGCCATCGCTGACGCCGGTATAGCCGACAGTCGCTTTTTTGAAAGGCACGCTGGCCGAAAGATTGAGCGCCACATTTCCCTGCCAGGCTTGCAGGTTGGTGACGTTGGCGTGGCCCAGATCATCGCCGGATGTATTGGCCATCGACGGATCAAGGATGACATAGGGCGTGACTGGGCCTTTCAGCGCCTTGACCGTGACGCGCACCATCAGGGTCTGGCGATCGGGGTCGGTGAAGACGTCCTTGATGATGACGAAGCGGCCCTGCTTATCGGTATTGGTCAGGCGGTAGGCGGGCGAAAGCGGCCGGCCGGCCTTGTCGGTGTGGATATAGCTGACATGGCTGATGGTGTCGGTGCGCTCGAAAGCGGTCCAGCCCTTGCCGGTGACGGCGATCTGCAATTCGCGGATCTGCGCCTGATGGATCAGGCCGTACATGGTCTCGGTCACCACGCCCTCGGCCAGCGAGAACCATACCTTTGACACGGTGCCGGTAGTGGACTTGTCGGAGAACTGGAAATCCTTATAGGCCTCGTAAGCGCTGCCGATGCCCTGCTTGCCCGAATAGGCCCAGGGGGAGGGCTTGCCGGGACCATCCGTTGCCTTTGGATCGGCGATCACGGTCGGGTTATGATCGGGCATAGCCTCCTGCGCCAGGGTGGGCAGACCGGCGCCCACGGCCAGCAGGCTGACACAGGCGGCCAGAACATGTCTACGAACGCGGTATTCCATACGCTTCTCCTGCATCCGAAGCGCCGGTGCGGCTCGGATCTTATTGATTATAACCGCTTCGGTGCGGTGCTTGCGGTGATTATGTCAAAGAGCGGGGGTGTCGTCGCGCTGCATACGTATTCACGGCTTGAATTTCGTTATGAATACGAATCCAGCGAACTTACGGGACGGCGTGGGCACAAAAAACCCCTTGAACCGTTAGGATCAAGGGGGAGTTTATGTTGAGAAGATACCGCTTACAAACAGACGCCTGTAATTGGTGTATCCCGATCGCGTCACAACGATCGAAATGGCAGGATGGCGGGCAATGCAAAGACGTCCGGAGACAACTCGATTGACGGCCTGAAAAGAATGTGTAAGCGCTTACATCTGCTATCCAATACACACTGTGCACGGGAAAGAGACGCTTAAGTTTACGCAGTTGCCTCAACCTATCGTTTGCCTGGGAGACAGACAATTTGAATACGTATTCAGCCCCCGTTTGCGCCTTTGAATACGTATGCAGGCGCTTCATGGGCCCCGGAGGGCTTTTGCCGGGGGGACAATTGGCTTAAGCCCACAGTATAAAAATTACAGGACAGGAACATCGCTATGCTTTTCAGGCCGCGCCTTATGACCTTCGTTTTCCCCCTGCTCGCAGGTGCCGCTTTGAACGTGGCACCGGCCCTGGCGCAGGAGGCAGCACCGGCCGCCGATGTTTCACAGGCGTCGCAGGCGGCGCCGAAATTCCAGACCATCGCCAGCGCCGATTCACCCGGCAAGGTTTTGCATGTCGATGTGATGTTGAGCGGTGATGGCAACCTGTCCTATCAGATCACGCGCAACGGCCAGACGGTGATCGCGCCGTCGCGGCTGGGCCTCATCCTTGCCAATGCGCCGAAGTTCGACCGTTATTTCGCACTGGAAACCGCAAATGTCAGCGCGCATGATGACACCTGGGAACAGCCGTGGGGCGAGCGCCGTTTCACGCGCAATCACTATAACGAACTGCGCGTCAATGTCGTCCAGAAGACGTGGGACGACCGCAAGATGACCGTGGTTTTCCGCATGTATGACGACGGCTTGGGCTTCCGTTACGAATTCCCTGATCAACCGCAACTCCACAAGCTGGAGATCATGGACGAACTGACCGAGTTCGCTGTGGCCGACAAGGCGACCGCCTGGTGGGATGTCGCCGGCGAATGGAACCGCGAGGAATATCTTTATCAAAAGACACCGCTCGATGAGGTCAGCGAAGCCCAGACGCCGATGACCCTCAAGACCGACAAGGGGCTCTATATTTCGTTCCACGAAGCGGCTCTGGTGGACTATGCCGCCATGTGGCTGCGCCGCGTCGATGGCCAGCGTCTGAAAGCGCGCCTTGCCCCTTCGGCCATGGGTGCGCCGGTGGTGCGCGATGCGCCGTTCCCAACGCCGTGGCGCACGTTGCAAATCACCAATTCCGCCGCAGCGCTCTATAATGGTTCGGACCTGATCCTGAACCTCAACGAGCCCAACAAGCTGGGTGATGTGTCATGGGTCAAGCCGTATAAATATGTCGGCATCTGGTGGGGCATGCACCTCAACACTTGGACCTGGGAAGCCGGTCCACGCCACGGCGCCACCACCACCAACACCAAGGCCTATATCGATTTCGCGGCCAAAAATGGCTTCCGCGGCGTGCTGGTCGAGGGCTGGAACAAGGGCTGGGAAGACTGGTTTGGCAAGGGCTATAATTTCTCCTTCACCGAAAGCTATCCGGATTTCGATTTGCCCGCCATCTCCGCCTACGGCCTGAAGAAGGGTGTCCATCTGGTTGGACATAACGAGACCTCGGGCAATGTCTCGGTCTATGAGCCGCAGATGGAAGCCGGCTTCAAACTGTACGAGAAATACGGCGTCGATTCGGTGAAGACCGGCTATGTCGCCGATGCTGGCGGCGCCCGCGTCAAGGCGCCGGACGGCAGCATCCGCTACGCCTGGAACGATAGTCAGGAAATGGTGCGCCACTACCTGTTGAAT
The window above is part of the Asticcacaulis sp. MM231 genome. Proteins encoded here:
- a CDS encoding glycoside hydrolase family 97 protein, whose protein sequence is MTFVFPLLAGAALNVAPALAQEAAPAADVSQASQAAPKFQTIASADSPGKVLHVDVMLSGDGNLSYQITRNGQTVIAPSRLGLILANAPKFDRYFALETANVSAHDDTWEQPWGERRFTRNHYNELRVNVVQKTWDDRKMTVVFRMYDDGLGFRYEFPDQPQLHKLEIMDELTEFAVADKATAWWDVAGEWNREEYLYQKTPLDEVSEAQTPMTLKTDKGLYISFHEAALVDYAAMWLRRVDGQRLKARLAPSAMGAPVVRDAPFPTPWRTLQITNSAAALYNGSDLILNLNEPNKLGDVSWVKPYKYVGIWWGMHLNTWTWEAGPRHGATTTNTKAYIDFAAKNGFRGVLVEGWNKGWEDWFGKGYNFSFTESYPDFDLPAISAYGLKKGVHLVGHNETSGNVSVYEPQMEAGFKLYEKYGVDSVKTGYVADAGGARVKAPDGSIRYAWNDSQEMVRHYLLNVTTAAKYHIAIDTHEPIKDTGLRRTYPNWVSREGQRGMEYNAWGEPQNPPEHEANLVFTRMLSGPMDFTPGILSLQGQGKPIASTQAKQLALYVVLYSPIQMAADLPENYAKYPKPFQFIKDVPTDWEQSIALNGEPGDFATIVRKDKASDDWYLGAVTDENERSVDVPLTFLEPGRSYTAQIYRDGPNAGLTGDARFDIVIEDKTVTAADTLKVRMAPGGGEAIRFKALGKSKARK